Within Candidatus Neomarinimicrobiota bacterium, the genomic segment CTGGCCCCCAGGATCTTCCTTTTTTTGCGAGGAGTGTAACGACGAAGCAATCCATCTGCGCCTCTGCTACGATGGATAAATCTTCAGGTCTAGTGGCAATTTTGAGATCGCCGCATCAGTACCTCACATGAAGACGGGACTTATAAGTGTTTCACCAAAAATACTAACGTCTAAATAATCGCCTTATCCTTCAGGAATTCCAATAGCTGATCAACACCCGACTTAATACTTTGAGTTGAATTGGAAATGACCAGATCGGGCTGCTTTGGAACTTCATAAGGTGAGTCCAAACCCGTGAATTCCTTAAGCTCACCCGCTCGTGCTTTTTTATACAAACCCTTCGGGTCACGTTGTTCTGCAATATCAAAATCGACCTGGATATAGATCTCATAAAAATGATGCGGGGCAACAATGCTTTTTGCCCGATCCCGCTCCTGCTGGAAAGGTGAAATAAAGGAGGTCAACACGATAAACCCTGATTCGGCAAATAACCGGGACACCTCAGCTACTCGACGGAGATTTTCAATACGATCCTCGGCGCTAAATCCAAGACCAGCATTAAGCCCCTGGCGGACATTGTCGCCATCAAGAACGGTGACCTGACAACCCAGACGAAACAATTTTTCTTGAAGCGCCATGGCTAGTGTGGATTTCCCGGATCCGGAGAGACCGGTAAACCAGAGGACAGCAGCTTTATGACCATTTTTAACTTCGCGCTCAGTCAAAGTGATTGACTGTGGGTGTTGGGTTAGGTTTGTCATATTAGTAATTCCCGTGGGATGTTATGAGTTTGGTGAGTTTAATGGGTTAATGGGTTAATGGGTTAAGTGGGTTAAGTGAGTTTGATGAGTTAATTTGCATTATTGGGTGGCCTGAATCAAGACTGGGTGGGTTTGTGATTGTGTATTCCTGTTGTTTCAGTTTT encodes:
- the cysC gene encoding adenylyl-sulfate kinase, which gives rise to MTNMTNLTQHPQSITLTEREVKNGHKAAVLWFTGLSGSGKSTLAMALQEKLFRLGCQVTVLDGDNVRQGLNAGLGFSAEDRIENLRRVAEVSRLFAESGFIVLTSFISPFQQERDRAKSIVAPHHFYEIYIQVDFDIAEQRDPKGLYKKARAGELKEFTGLDSPYEVPKQPDLVISNSTQSIKSGVDQLLEFLKDKAII